The following coding sequences lie in one Quadrisphaera setariae genomic window:
- a CDS encoding TrpB-like pyridoxal phosphate-dependent enzyme has protein sequence MASSPVKQHKFLLDESEMPTRWYNIVPDLPAPPPPPLHPGTHQPIGPEDLAGLFPMDLIAQEVSTERYIDIPEEVQEVYRLWRPSPLYRAHSLEKALGTPARIYYKYEGVSPAGSHKPNTAVPQVFYNARAGVKKLTTETGAGQWGTALAFACSLFDLECEVWQVGGSYDAKPYRRTLIETFGGTVHRSPSRLTEAGRAFPEDHTGSLGIAISEAVEVAAQREDTKYALGSVLNHVLLHQTVIGEEALLQLAKAGETDVDLVIGCTGGGSNFGGLCFPFLREKMAGRINPEIRAVEPASAPSLTRGEYRYDFGDTAGLTPLMKMHTLGHDFVPDPIHAGGLRYHGMAPLISHVYELGLMTATSVDQTACFDAAVRFARTEGIVPAPEPTHALAVAIQEALACKETGEEKVIVTALCGHGLLDLAAYEAFLAGRMTDSGLSEEDLRTALAAVPAIG, from the coding sequence ATGGCCTCTTCACCGGTGAAGCAGCACAAGTTCCTGCTCGACGAGTCCGAGATGCCGACCCGCTGGTACAACATCGTGCCCGACCTGCCGGCGCCGCCCCCGCCGCCGCTGCACCCCGGCACGCACCAGCCGATCGGCCCGGAGGACCTCGCCGGCCTCTTCCCGATGGACCTCATCGCGCAGGAGGTCAGCACCGAGCGCTACATCGACATCCCCGAGGAGGTGCAGGAGGTCTACCGCCTCTGGCGCCCCTCACCGCTCTACCGCGCGCACTCCCTGGAGAAGGCGCTCGGCACCCCGGCACGCATCTACTACAAGTACGAGGGCGTCAGCCCCGCCGGCTCGCACAAGCCCAACACCGCCGTCCCGCAGGTCTTCTACAACGCCAGGGCCGGCGTGAAGAAGCTGACCACGGAGACCGGCGCGGGCCAGTGGGGCACCGCGCTGGCGTTCGCGTGCTCGCTGTTCGACCTCGAGTGCGAGGTGTGGCAGGTCGGCGGCTCCTACGACGCCAAGCCCTACCGCCGCACCCTCATCGAGACCTTCGGCGGCACGGTGCACCGCTCGCCGTCGCGCCTCACCGAGGCCGGACGGGCCTTCCCCGAGGACCACACCGGCTCCCTGGGCATCGCCATCTCCGAGGCGGTGGAGGTGGCCGCGCAGCGCGAGGACACCAAGTACGCCCTCGGCTCGGTGCTCAACCACGTGCTGCTGCACCAGACCGTCATCGGCGAGGAGGCGCTGCTGCAGCTGGCCAAGGCCGGGGAGACCGACGTCGACCTCGTCATCGGCTGCACCGGCGGCGGCTCCAACTTCGGCGGGCTGTGCTTCCCGTTCCTGCGCGAGAAGATGGCCGGGCGCATCAACCCCGAGATCCGCGCCGTCGAGCCGGCGTCCGCGCCGAGCCTGACCCGCGGGGAGTACCGGTACGACTTCGGCGACACCGCCGGGCTCACCCCGCTGATGAAGATGCACACCCTCGGCCACGACTTCGTGCCCGACCCCATCCACGCCGGCGGCCTGCGCTACCACGGCATGGCCCCGCTCATCAGCCACGTCTACGAGCTGGGCCTCATGACGGCCACCAGCGTCGACCAGACCGCCTGCTTCGACGCCGCGGTCCGCTTCGCCCGCACCGAGGGCATCGTGCCGGCCCCCGAGCCGACGCACGCCCTCGCCGTGGCGATCCAGGAGGCGCTGGCCTGCAAGGAGACCGGGGAGGAGAAGGTCATCGTCACCGCGCTGTGCGGCCACGGCCTGCTCGACCTCGCCGCCTACGAGGCCTTCCTCGCCGGTCGCATGACCGACTCCGGCCTGTCCGAGGAGGACCTGCGCACGGCGCTCGCGGCCGTGCCCGCGATCGGCTGA
- a CDS encoding ATP-binding protein, with amino-acid sequence MGLETSFGGGTGWRSATRYPAVTASVREARRFVEAELAARGRPDLSDDAGLVLSELAANAVLHARTPFEVVLSWQDRQRVRVDVIDGSPSMPVLATALQTSMTGRGMVLVAALASRWGSERTGSGKCVWFELGGDEERTDPDDPSADDLLAMWADLDTAVTVVVPDLPVAALLAAKEHLDDIVRELQIVMHDPAVVARAEHDAPEEVVLARRLDAAVQAFEPARVQVRTQVVRAAREGRERVTLELVLDPGAAADARRFLEAVEDAHRLSLTGALLTRGDQLGRHAAVRRLYLEEVVRQLHG; translated from the coding sequence GTGGGGCTGGAGACGTCGTTCGGCGGCGGGACGGGGTGGCGCAGCGCCACGCGCTACCCGGCCGTCACGGCGTCCGTGCGCGAGGCCCGCCGCTTCGTGGAGGCGGAGCTGGCCGCCCGCGGCCGCCCCGACCTGTCCGACGACGCCGGCCTGGTGCTGTCCGAGCTGGCGGCGAACGCCGTGCTGCACGCGCGCACCCCCTTCGAGGTGGTGCTGTCCTGGCAGGACCGCCAGCGCGTCCGCGTGGACGTCATCGACGGCAGCCCCTCGATGCCGGTCCTCGCCACGGCGCTGCAGACCTCCATGACGGGGCGCGGCATGGTGCTCGTCGCGGCCCTGGCCTCCCGCTGGGGCAGCGAGCGCACCGGCTCCGGCAAGTGCGTGTGGTTCGAGCTCGGCGGGGACGAGGAGCGGACCGACCCCGACGACCCCAGCGCCGATGACCTCCTCGCCATGTGGGCCGACCTCGACACGGCCGTCACCGTGGTGGTCCCCGACCTCCCCGTGGCGGCGCTGCTGGCCGCCAAGGAGCACCTCGACGACATCGTCCGCGAGCTGCAGATCGTCATGCACGACCCGGCCGTCGTGGCGCGCGCCGAGCACGACGCCCCCGAGGAGGTCGTGCTCGCGCGCCGCCTCGACGCCGCCGTCCAGGCCTTCGAGCCGGCGCGGGTGCAGGTGCGCACGCAGGTGGTCCGCGCGGCCCGGGAGGGCCGCGAGCGGGTGACCCTGGAGCTCGTGCTCGACCCCGGCGCCGCCGCTGACGCCCGCCGGTTCCTCGAGGCCGTGGAGGACGCGCACCGGCTGTCGCTCACGGGTGCGCTGCTGACGCGCGGCGACCAGCTCGGCCGCCACGCCGCCGTGCGCCGGCTCTACCTCGAGGAGGTCGTGCGCCAGCTCCACGGCTGA
- a CDS encoding DEAD/DEAH box helicase — MSHLLGAPASPRDPLRRRRGTLGDVPDPADATTALEVDRRPDLPSRLPTGGAAADPDAVFEAFEGWATDRGLSLYPAQEEALIEVVSGSHVVLATPTGSGKSLVALGAHAAAMASGRRSVYTAPIKALVSEKFFALVEVLGAQNVGMVTGDGAVNASAPVVCCTAEVLANRALREGADLDVGLVVMDEFHYYADRDRGWAWQVPLLELTRAQFLLMSATLGDTSRFTDDLRRRTGREAVLVAGAERPVPLHHRWAMTPVHETLEELLEAREAPVYVVHPTQAAALERAQALLSVTVADKGARERIGEALGGFRFTAGFGQVLSKLVRHGVGVHHAGMLPKYRRLVETLAQEGLLPVICGTDTLGVGINVPIRSVLVTSLTKFDGRRTRLLSAREFHQIAGRAGRAGFDTSGTCVVQAPDHLIENERALAKAGDDPKKRRKVVKKKPPEGEVSWAQPTFERLVAAAPEPLTSQMRVTHAMVLNTIARPAPTVPAFRRLLRDNHSDRATQVRLVKRAVAIVRELVAADVVEKLDEPDGDGRTLRLTVDLQADFALNQPLSTFAVAALDVLDPASPTPALDVVSVVEATLDDPRPILLAQQFAARGEAVAAMKAEGIEYEERMELLEEVTWPKPLEELLGAAFEQYRQSAPWLPEDALSPKSVVREMLEQAMTFGDLVRRYNLSRSEGAVLRYLSDAYRALRQTVPEDRRGEGLDDVIEWLGEVVRQTDSSLLDEWEALTHPEALVDGSAPPPPPALRGITANVRAFTVQVRNAMWQRVDLLARRRAWDLAQLDPALDLDAWQAVVADYYAEHDDVGVSAASRAPALLQVTHEREARLWHVRQVVDDPAGDHDWGFLATVDLEASDLEGTAVITGHGLQRM; from the coding sequence ATGTCGCACCTGCTCGGCGCCCCCGCGTCACCGCGAGACCCCCTCCGCCGTCGCCGTGGGACCCTCGGGGACGTGCCAGACCCCGCCGACGCCACCACCGCCCTCGAGGTGGACCGGCGCCCCGACCTGCCCTCGCGCCTGCCGACGGGCGGCGCCGCGGCGGACCCGGACGCCGTCTTCGAGGCCTTCGAGGGGTGGGCCACCGACCGCGGCCTGAGCCTGTACCCGGCCCAGGAGGAGGCGCTCATCGAGGTGGTGAGCGGCTCGCACGTGGTGCTCGCCACCCCCACCGGGTCGGGCAAGTCGCTGGTGGCGCTCGGGGCGCACGCCGCGGCCATGGCGTCCGGGCGCCGCTCCGTCTACACCGCCCCCATCAAGGCCCTCGTCAGCGAGAAGTTCTTCGCGCTGGTGGAGGTGCTGGGAGCCCAGAACGTGGGCATGGTCACCGGTGACGGCGCGGTCAACGCCTCGGCGCCGGTGGTGTGCTGCACCGCCGAGGTGCTGGCCAACCGCGCGCTGCGCGAGGGCGCCGACCTGGACGTCGGGCTCGTCGTCATGGACGAGTTCCACTACTACGCCGACCGCGACCGCGGCTGGGCCTGGCAGGTGCCGCTGCTGGAGCTGACCCGCGCGCAGTTCCTCCTCATGTCCGCGACCCTCGGCGACACGTCGCGCTTCACCGACGACCTGCGCCGCCGCACCGGGCGCGAGGCCGTGCTGGTGGCCGGCGCGGAGCGTCCCGTGCCGCTCCACCACCGCTGGGCCATGACGCCCGTGCACGAGACGCTGGAGGAGCTGCTCGAGGCCCGCGAGGCGCCCGTCTACGTGGTCCACCCCACGCAGGCCGCGGCCCTGGAGCGCGCCCAGGCGTTGCTCTCCGTCACCGTCGCGGACAAGGGCGCCCGGGAGCGGATCGGCGAGGCCCTCGGCGGCTTCCGCTTCACGGCGGGCTTCGGGCAGGTGCTCTCCAAGCTCGTCCGCCACGGCGTGGGCGTGCACCACGCGGGCATGCTCCCCAAGTACCGCCGCCTCGTGGAGACCCTCGCGCAGGAGGGGCTGCTGCCCGTCATCTGCGGCACCGACACCCTTGGCGTGGGCATCAACGTGCCGATCCGGTCGGTGCTCGTCACGTCGTTGACCAAGTTCGACGGGCGCCGCACGCGCCTGCTGAGCGCGCGCGAGTTCCACCAGATCGCCGGGCGCGCCGGCCGTGCCGGCTTCGACACCTCCGGCACGTGCGTGGTGCAGGCCCCCGACCACCTCATCGAGAACGAGCGGGCGCTGGCCAAGGCCGGTGACGACCCCAAGAAGCGCCGCAAGGTGGTCAAGAAGAAGCCGCCGGAGGGCGAGGTCAGCTGGGCGCAGCCCACCTTCGAGCGGCTCGTCGCCGCGGCCCCGGAGCCGCTGACCAGCCAGATGCGGGTGACCCACGCGATGGTGCTCAACACCATCGCCCGTCCCGCGCCGACCGTGCCGGCGTTCCGCCGGCTGCTGCGCGACAACCACTCCGACCGCGCCACCCAGGTGCGCCTGGTGAAGCGGGCGGTGGCGATCGTGCGCGAGCTGGTGGCCGCCGACGTGGTCGAGAAGCTCGACGAGCCGGACGGCGACGGCCGCACGCTGCGCCTCACGGTGGACCTGCAGGCCGACTTCGCGCTCAACCAGCCGCTGTCGACCTTCGCGGTGGCGGCGCTCGACGTGCTCGACCCCGCCTCGCCGACGCCCGCCCTCGACGTCGTCAGCGTGGTGGAGGCGACCCTCGACGACCCCCGCCCGATCCTGCTGGCCCAGCAGTTCGCCGCCCGCGGCGAGGCGGTGGCGGCGATGAAGGCCGAGGGGATCGAGTACGAGGAGCGCATGGAGCTGCTCGAGGAGGTCACCTGGCCCAAGCCGCTGGAGGAGCTGCTCGGGGCGGCCTTCGAGCAGTACCGCCAGAGCGCGCCGTGGCTGCCGGAGGACGCGCTGAGCCCCAAGTCGGTGGTGCGCGAGATGCTCGAGCAGGCGATGACCTTCGGCGACCTGGTCCGCCGCTACAACCTCTCCCGCTCCGAGGGTGCGGTGCTGCGCTACCTGTCCGACGCCTACCGGGCCCTGCGCCAGACCGTCCCCGAGGACCGGCGCGGGGAGGGCCTGGACGACGTCATCGAGTGGCTCGGCGAGGTGGTCCGCCAGACCGACTCCAGCCTGCTCGACGAGTGGGAGGCGCTCACCCACCCCGAGGCGCTGGTCGACGGGTCTGCGCCCCCGCCCCCGCCGGCCCTGCGGGGGATCACGGCCAACGTGCGCGCGTTCACCGTGCAGGTCCGCAACGCGATGTGGCAGCGGGTCGACCTCCTGGCCCGCCGCCGCGCGTGGGACCTCGCCCAGCTCGACCCCGCGCTCGACCTCGACGCCTGGCAGGCGGTGGTGGCCGACTACTACGCCGAGCACGACGACGTCGGGGTGTCCGCGGCCTCCCGCGCTCCTGCGCTGCTGCAGGTCACCCACGAGAGGGAGGCGCGGCTGTGGCACGTGCGCCAGGTCGTCGACGACCCGGCGGGCGACCACGACTGGGGCTTCCTCGCCACGGTCGACCTGGAGGCCTCCGACCTGGAGGGGACCGCCGTCATCACCGGCCACGGGCTCCAGCGCATGTGA
- a CDS encoding phage holin family protein produces MSVIVRVLVNAVALWVTTLVVPGIAITAREGHLQQAVTFVVVGAVFGVVNTVVRPVVKLLSLPLYVLTLGLFSLVVNAAMLELTAWVSSFTPLTLVVDRFFWSAVLGALVVGVVSWLLALLVPERRKRRV; encoded by the coding sequence ATGTCCGTGATCGTCCGCGTGCTCGTCAACGCCGTCGCCCTGTGGGTGACCACGCTCGTGGTGCCCGGCATCGCGATCACCGCCCGCGAGGGCCACCTCCAGCAGGCGGTGACGTTCGTGGTGGTGGGAGCGGTGTTCGGCGTGGTCAACACCGTGGTGCGGCCGGTCGTGAAGCTGCTGTCGCTGCCGCTGTACGTGCTGACGCTGGGGCTGTTCTCGCTGGTGGTGAACGCCGCGATGCTCGAGCTGACGGCGTGGGTGTCGAGCTTCACGCCGCTGACGCTGGTGGTGGACCGGTTCTTCTGGTCGGCGGTGCTGGGGGCGCTCGTCGTCGGGGTGGTGTCGTGGCTGCTGGCGCTGCTCGTGCCGGAGCGCCGCAAGCGCCGCGTCTGA
- a CDS encoding RNA polymerase sigma factor: MPDEDRFQALFRAAYPDLVRFVERRLHPLAAEDVVAEVFVVAWRRLEEVPADHGRARAWLFGVAQRTMLNARRGDARRQALAVRVGSVLPADVVPDGSDQVVSQVDLARAWCLLSPADQEALTLTALDGLTTVEAAGVLGISRTALSLRLVRARRRLRVHLDHPATPKTAPADGGPR; this comes from the coding sequence GTGCCCGACGAGGACCGCTTCCAGGCCCTGTTCCGCGCTGCCTACCCCGACCTCGTCAGGTTCGTCGAGCGGCGGCTGCACCCGCTGGCCGCGGAGGACGTCGTCGCGGAGGTCTTCGTGGTCGCCTGGCGCCGGCTGGAGGAGGTCCCCGCCGACCACGGCCGGGCCCGCGCGTGGCTCTTCGGCGTGGCGCAGCGGACCATGCTGAACGCCCGCCGCGGCGACGCGCGCCGCCAGGCGCTCGCGGTGCGCGTCGGGTCGGTGCTGCCCGCCGACGTCGTCCCCGACGGCAGCGACCAGGTGGTCTCCCAGGTCGACCTCGCCCGCGCCTGGTGCCTGCTCAGCCCCGCCGACCAGGAGGCGCTCACCCTCACCGCGCTCGACGGCCTGACCACCGTCGAGGCCGCCGGGGTGCTCGGCATCAGCCGCACCGCGCTGAGCCTGCGCCTGGTCCGCGCCCGCCGGCGCCTGCGCGTGCACCTCGACCACCCCGCCACCCCGAAGACCGCGCCCGCTGACGGAGGCCCCCGATGA
- a CDS encoding NAD(P)-dependent alcohol dehydrogenase, with translation MSAATEQNRAQAAPGVPDRLPETMRASVLLAENTVEVQERPVPEAGPGEVLVRVGSVGVCGSDVHYYRHMRAGEFVVESPMVLGHEMGGTVVAVGSGVDASRVGERVAVDPQRPCHHCSQCLAGRYNLCPHMRFYATPPVDGSFAEYVTAPAEFAFPVADGLSDDAAALLEPLSVGIAAMRKARVVPGQRVLIAGAGPIGIITAQVARAFGAREVIITDLVAPRRERALGFGATSAVDPRETDVTALQVDSFIDASGAPPAITSGIRSVRGGGTAVLVGLGNPELTLPVSYIQDNEISLTGIFRYTDTWPLAAHLVASGQVDVDSLVTGRYDLDHAADALDSDKDPESLKSVVEPWR, from the coding sequence ATGAGCGCTGCGACGGAGCAGAACAGGGCCCAGGCGGCCCCCGGGGTGCCTGACCGCCTCCCGGAGACGATGCGGGCCAGCGTGCTGCTGGCCGAGAACACGGTCGAGGTGCAGGAGCGCCCCGTCCCCGAGGCGGGTCCCGGGGAGGTGCTCGTCAGGGTGGGCTCCGTCGGGGTCTGCGGCTCCGACGTCCACTACTACCGGCACATGCGCGCCGGGGAGTTCGTCGTCGAGTCGCCGATGGTGCTGGGCCACGAGATGGGCGGCACCGTGGTGGCCGTCGGCTCCGGCGTGGACGCGTCCCGCGTCGGCGAGCGCGTGGCGGTGGACCCGCAGCGCCCCTGCCACCACTGCTCGCAGTGCCTGGCCGGCCGCTACAACCTCTGCCCGCACATGCGCTTCTACGCCACGCCGCCGGTGGACGGGTCCTTCGCCGAGTACGTCACCGCCCCCGCGGAGTTCGCCTTCCCCGTGGCCGATGGCCTCTCCGACGACGCGGCCGCCCTCCTCGAGCCGCTCAGCGTGGGCATCGCCGCGATGCGCAAGGCCCGCGTGGTGCCCGGCCAGCGGGTGCTCATCGCCGGCGCCGGCCCGATCGGCATCATCACCGCCCAGGTCGCCCGGGCCTTCGGCGCTCGCGAGGTCATCATCACCGACCTCGTGGCGCCCCGCCGCGAGCGCGCCCTGGGCTTCGGCGCCACCAGCGCGGTCGACCCGCGCGAGACCGACGTGACGGCCCTCCAGGTCGACTCCTTCATCGACGCCTCCGGCGCCCCGCCGGCCATCACCTCCGGCATCCGGTCCGTGCGCGGCGGTGGCACCGCCGTGCTGGTGGGCCTCGGCAACCCGGAGCTGACGCTGCCGGTGAGCTACATCCAGGACAACGAGATCTCCCTGACCGGCATCTTCCGGTACACCGACACCTGGCCGCTGGCCGCGCACCTGGTGGCGTCGGGCCAGGTGGACGTCGACTCCCTCGTCACCGGCCGCTACGACCTCGACCACGCCGCCGACGCGCTCGACTCCGACAAGGACCCGGAGAGCCTGAAGTCCGTCGTGGAGCCGTGGCGCTGA
- a CDS encoding SDR family NAD(P)-dependent oxidoreductase, with protein sequence MAAGWGPFSLEGRTAVVTGGNQGLGRAFALGLAAAGAKVAIIARDGARSQAFVDEAAADGVELVRVDADLTVDADVERATAEALAGLGGRIDVLVNNAGTCFHRSSWEVPDDEWSAVFDLNVRALWKTSLAVGRHMREAGGGSIVNIGSISAIIVNRPQEQAAYNASKAAVHQLTKSLAAEWAPHGIRVNALAPGYVRTAMAPVDEPRFRRQWIEDAPQQRAASPEEIAPSVVFLASDAASFVTGTVLVADGGYTIY encoded by the coding sequence ATGGCGGCGGGCTGGGGGCCGTTCAGCCTCGAGGGGCGCACCGCCGTCGTCACCGGCGGCAACCAGGGCCTCGGGCGCGCCTTCGCGCTCGGCCTGGCGGCCGCCGGCGCGAAGGTCGCGATCATCGCCCGTGACGGAGCCCGGTCCCAGGCGTTCGTCGACGAGGCGGCAGCGGACGGCGTCGAGCTGGTCCGGGTGGACGCCGACCTCACCGTCGACGCCGACGTCGAGCGCGCCACCGCCGAGGCCCTGGCGGGTCTCGGCGGCCGCATCGACGTGCTGGTCAACAACGCCGGCACGTGCTTCCACCGGTCCAGCTGGGAGGTGCCCGACGACGAGTGGTCGGCGGTGTTCGACCTCAACGTGCGGGCGCTGTGGAAGACCTCCCTCGCGGTGGGCCGCCACATGCGCGAAGCCGGGGGCGGCTCGATCGTCAACATCGGCTCGATCTCGGCGATCATCGTCAACCGCCCGCAGGAGCAGGCCGCGTACAACGCGTCCAAGGCGGCCGTGCACCAGCTGACCAAGTCGCTGGCCGCGGAGTGGGCGCCGCACGGGATCCGTGTGAACGCCCTCGCCCCGGGGTACGTGCGCACCGCGATGGCCCCTGTCGACGAGCCCCGGTTCCGCCGGCAGTGGATCGAGGACGCACCGCAGCAGCGCGCCGCCTCTCCGGAGGAGATCGCGCCGAGCGTGGTGTTCCTCGCCAGCGACGCCGCCAGCTTCGTCACGGGCACCGTGCTCGTGGCCGACGGCGGCTACACGATCTACTGA
- a CDS encoding NAD-dependent epimerase/dehydratase family protein, with translation MRVVVIGATGHVGTYLVPRLVAAGHEVVALSRGTREPYRPHEAWARVQRVQVDRDAEEAAGSFGGRIADLGADVVVDMVCFTPEQAAQLVEALRGRVGHLLHAGTIWTHGRAAAAPLREEDPREPFGDYGVGKVACEDLLLAESRRGGVPTTVIHPGHISGPGWRVINPLGNTDPRVWAALAAGEELAVPDGGHQLMHHVHADDVAQVFQRALEHRSTAVGESFFAVSDRGWTVRGLAREVASWFGQEARLRDVTWEEFRSGYTARLGGDEGAEHAGASWEHLVRNHSASVEKGRRLLGYEPRWTSPQVLREALVWLSSHGEVDLGGRVLPCA, from the coding sequence GTGCGCGTCGTCGTCATCGGAGCCACCGGCCACGTCGGCACCTACCTCGTGCCCCGCCTCGTCGCGGCGGGGCACGAGGTGGTGGCCCTCTCGCGGGGCACCCGCGAGCCCTACCGGCCGCACGAGGCGTGGGCGCGGGTCCAGCGGGTGCAGGTCGACCGGGACGCCGAGGAGGCCGCGGGCAGCTTCGGCGGCCGCATCGCCGACCTGGGCGCCGACGTCGTCGTCGACATGGTCTGCTTCACCCCCGAGCAGGCGGCGCAGCTGGTCGAGGCGCTGCGCGGACGGGTCGGGCACCTCCTGCACGCGGGCACGATCTGGACCCACGGCCGCGCTGCCGCGGCGCCCCTGCGCGAGGAGGACCCGCGCGAGCCGTTCGGCGACTACGGCGTGGGCAAGGTCGCCTGCGAGGACCTCCTGCTCGCGGAGTCACGCCGCGGCGGGGTGCCCACCACCGTCATCCACCCCGGGCACATCAGCGGGCCCGGCTGGCGGGTCATCAACCCCCTGGGCAACACCGACCCGCGCGTCTGGGCCGCGCTCGCGGCGGGCGAGGAGCTGGCCGTGCCGGACGGCGGGCACCAGCTCATGCACCACGTGCACGCCGACGACGTCGCCCAGGTGTTCCAGCGGGCCCTCGAGCACCGCTCGACGGCGGTGGGGGAGAGCTTCTTCGCCGTCTCCGACCGCGGCTGGACGGTCCGCGGGCTGGCCAGGGAGGTGGCGTCCTGGTTCGGCCAGGAAGCCCGGCTGCGCGACGTCACCTGGGAGGAGTTCCGCTCCGGCTACACCGCCCGGCTGGGTGGGGACGAGGGCGCCGAGCACGCCGGAGCCTCATGGGAGCACCTCGTGCGCAACCACAGCGCCTCGGTGGAGAAGGGCCGGCGCCTGCTCGGCTACGAGCCCCGCTGGACCAGCCCGCAGGTGCTGCGGGAGGCACTGGTCTGGCTGAGTTCCCACGGAGAGGTCGACCTCGGTGGCAGGGTGCTGCCGTGCGCGTGA
- a CDS encoding ATP-binding protein codes for MRLPKDTRAPLLARAFVRKELGELHSVEVRDRVELLASELVTNAVVHAGSLVTMDVVCEASGAVLVEVADGSPVHPVLRQIDLLDESGRGLELVDKLSVEWGVREGGLRELEPAVPAGGADAAGEQKAPALPAALAAALGGRVPRQATGKVVWFRVSS; via the coding sequence GTGAGGCTTCCCAAGGACACCAGGGCACCGCTGCTGGCGCGCGCCTTCGTGCGCAAGGAGCTCGGAGAGCTGCACTCCGTCGAGGTGCGCGACCGCGTCGAGCTGCTCGCCTCCGAGCTGGTCACCAACGCCGTGGTCCACGCCGGCTCGCTGGTCACCATGGACGTGGTGTGCGAGGCCTCCGGCGCGGTGCTCGTAGAGGTCGCCGACGGCAGCCCCGTCCACCCGGTGCTGCGCCAGATCGACCTCCTCGACGAGAGCGGCCGTGGCCTGGAGCTGGTCGACAAGCTCTCCGTGGAGTGGGGCGTGCGCGAGGGCGGCCTGCGCGAGCTGGAGCCCGCGGTCCCGGCCGGCGGTGCTGACGCCGCAGGTGAGCAGAAGGCCCCGGCCCTGCCGGCGGCGCTCGCGGCGGCCCTGGGCGGACGGGTGCCGCGCCAGGCCACCGGCAAGGTGGTCTGGTTCCGCGTCAGCAGCTGA
- a CDS encoding HAD family hydrolase yields MDASTNDLPDAVLFDVDGTLVDSNYQHVVAWTRAFQGVGVVVPAPHLHRAVGMGGDQLVAAVAGDDVEREHGDAVREAWKTEYLALLDRVPALPGAADLLRACHERGLAVVLASSSPGDLLERHCAIIGADLVDEVVDAVTTADDVEASKPAGDLFSVAAQKVGAQRAVAVGDSPWDARSAHAAGVGVVLVRSGGFCDELLRGEAPDAPLYDDAADLLARLEGSPLT; encoded by the coding sequence ATGGATGCCTCGACGAACGACCTTCCGGACGCGGTCCTCTTCGACGTCGACGGCACCCTCGTCGACTCGAACTACCAGCACGTCGTGGCGTGGACCCGCGCCTTCCAGGGGGTCGGCGTCGTCGTCCCAGCACCGCACCTGCACCGCGCGGTGGGGATGGGCGGCGACCAGCTCGTGGCCGCCGTCGCCGGCGACGACGTCGAGCGCGAGCACGGCGACGCCGTGCGCGAGGCGTGGAAGACCGAGTACCTGGCGCTGCTGGACCGGGTGCCCGCCCTGCCCGGCGCCGCCGACCTCCTGCGGGCGTGCCACGAGCGGGGGCTGGCGGTGGTGCTGGCGTCCTCCAGTCCGGGCGACCTGCTGGAGCGCCACTGCGCGATCATCGGAGCGGACCTGGTCGACGAGGTGGTCGACGCCGTCACCACCGCCGACGACGTCGAGGCGTCCAAGCCCGCGGGAGACCTCTTCTCGGTGGCAGCGCAGAAGGTGGGGGCCCAGCGCGCGGTGGCCGTGGGCGACTCCCCGTGGGACGCGCGCTCGGCGCACGCCGCCGGGGTGGGCGTGGTGCTCGTGCGCTCCGGCGGGTTCTGCGACGAGCTGCTGCGCGGTGAGGCCCCGGACGCCCCGCTCTACGACGACGCGGCCGACCTGCTGGCGCGCCTGGAAGGCTCGCCGCTCACCTGA